A genomic segment from Aegilops tauschii subsp. strangulata cultivar AL8/78 chromosome 1, Aet v6.0, whole genome shotgun sequence encodes:
- the LOC109752179 gene encoding zinc transporter 9, with product MAAAAGLKLAALCLLLVAVVSSLPLLARAECECEAGGEEEEQDKAGSLRLRIIAVFCILVASAAGCAIPSLGRRFPALSPDRDLFFGVKAFAAGVILATSFVHILPEAFERLGSPCLVSGPWQKFPFAGLVAMLAAIATLVVDTIATGYFRRAAHAKKAAAVVGADDVEAMSAHHAHVGHSHGVSAVVASSAAASDDGGAQLIRQRVISQLLELGIIVHSVIIGMSLGASQSTSTIRPLVVALTFHQFFEGIGLGGCIVQAKFRLKSVLLMALFFSLTTPVGVVIGIGISSVYDENSPNTLIIQGILSAAAAGILNYMALVDLLAEDFMNPRVQGNGRLQVIVNLSLLLGTGLMSMLAIWA from the exons ATGGCAGCAGCAGCCGGTCTCAAGCTCGCCGCCCTgtgcctcctcctcgtcgccgtcgtctcCTCCCTCCCTCTGCTCGCGCGTGCAGAGTGCGAGTGCGaggccggcggcgaggaggaggagcaggacaAGGCGGGCTCGCTGAGGCTCAGGATCATCGCCGTCTTCTGCATCCTCGTGGCCAGCGCGGCGGGCTGCGCCATCCCGTCGCTGGGCCGGAGGTTCCCTGCGCTGAGCCCGGACAGGGACCTCTTCTTCGGCGTCAAGGCCTTCGCGGCGGGGGTCATCCTCGCCACCTCCTTCGTGCACATCCTCCCGGAGGCCTTCGAGCGGCTCGGCTCGCCGTGCCTCGTCAGCGGGCCGTGGCAGAAGTTCCCGTTCGCCGGCCTCGTCGCCATGCTCGCGGCCATCGCCACGCTCGTCGTCGACACCATCGCCACGGGCTACTTCCGGCGCGCCGCGCACGCCAAGAAGGCTGCGGCCGTCGTCGGGGCCGACGACGTGGAGGCCATGTCGGCTCATCACGCGCACGTCGGTCACTCCCACGGCGTGTCAGCCGTCGTCGCGTCATCGGCGGCGGCGTCCGACGACGGCGGCGCGCAGCTCATCCGCCAGCGTGTCATCTCGCAG TTGCTGGAGCTGGGGATCATAGTGCACTCGGTGATCATCGGCATGTCTCTAGGCGCATCCCAGAGCACCAGCACGATCAGACCACTCGTGGTCGCGCTAACTTTCCACCAGTTCTTCGAAGGGATAGGGCTCGGAGGATGCATCGTTCAG GCCAAGTTCCGCCTGAAGTCCGTGCTGCTGATGGCGCTCTTCTTCTCACTCACCACGCCGGTTGGCGTCGTGATCGGCATCGGGATATCCTCCGTCTACGACGAGAACAGCCCCAACACCCTGATCATCCAAGGGATCctcagcgccgccgccgccggaatccTCAACTACATGGCCCTCGTCGACCTCCTCGCCGAAGACTTTATGAACCCTAGGGTGCAGGGCAACGGAAGGCTGCAGGTCATCGTAAACCTCTCCTTGCTGCTTGGGACGGGTCTCATGTCAATGCTTGCCATATGGGCCTGA
- the LOC109752197 gene encoding zinc transporter 5 yields MGSRALAVLCLVAVLLVPALAVPGGGDDGCEAESAGRDKAQALRLKIIAIFCILAGSAIGAGLPSLGRRFPALRPETDLFLAVKAFAGGVILATGMVHILPAAFEALRSPCLVGGPWKRFPFAGLVAMLAAVATLIVDTVATGYFHRTNAKRAAAVTDEPAHDDPESAPDGHAHGMSVLAAPPDGDELVRHRVISQVLELGVVVHSLIIGMSLGASDFPSTVRPLVPALTFHQLFEGIGLGGCIVQAKFRLKSVVAMGLLFSLTTPAGIGVGIAISSVYDESSPTALVVQGLLEAAAAGILVYMALVDILAEDFSKPRVQSRARLQLALNVSLLLGAGLMSLLAVWA; encoded by the exons ATGGGCTCGCGCGCGCTCGCCGTGCTCTGCCTCGTGGCCGTCCTGCTCGTGCCCGCGCTCGCTGTGCCTGGAGGCGGCGACGACGGCTGCGAGGCGGAGTCGGCCGGGCGCGACAAGGCGCAGGCGCTGCGGCTCAAGATCATCGCCATCTTCTGCATCCTCGCGGGGAGCGCGATCGGGGCGGGCCTGCCGTCCCTGGGGCGCCGGTTCCCGGCGCTCCGGCCGGAGACGGACCTCTTCCTCGCCGTCAAGGCCTTCGCGGGCGGCGTCATCCTCGCCACGGGGATGGTGCACATCCTGCCCGCCGCCTTCGAGGCGCTGCGGTCCCCGTGCCTCGTGGGCGGGCCGTGGAAGCGCTTCCCGTTCGCCGGGCTGGTCGCCATGCTCGCCGCGGTCGCCACGCTCATCGTGGACACCGTCGCCACGGGGTACTTCCACCGGACGAACGCCAAGCGGGCCGCCGCCGTCACCGACGAGCCGGCGCATGACGACCCGGAATCCGCCCCCGACGGGCACGCGCACGGCATGTCGGTGCTCGCCGCCCCGCccgacggcgacgagctcgtgcgccACCGCGTCATCTCTCAG GTGCTGGAGCTGGGCGTGGTTGTCCACTCGCTCATCATCGGGATGTCGCTGGGCGCCTCCGACTTCCCGAGCACGGTGCGGCCGCTGGTGCCGGCGTTGACGTTCCACCAGCTCTTCGAGGGCATCGGCCTCGGAGGCTGCATCGTTCAG GCCAAGTTCCGGCTCAAGTCCGTGGTGGCGATGGGTCTGCTCTTCTCGCTGACGACCCCGGCGGGGATCGGCGTCGGCATCGCGATATCCTCGGTGTACGACGAGAGCAGCCCGACGGCGCTGGTGGTGCAGGGGCTGCTGGAGGCGGCCGCGGCGGGGATCCTGGTGTACATGGCGCTGGTGGACATCCTGGCCGAGGACTTCAGCAAGCCCAGGGTGCAGAGCAGGGCGCGGCTGCAGCTCGCGCTCAACGTCTCGCTGCTGCTCGGGGCCGGCCTCATGTCCCTGCTCGCAGTCTGGGCCTGA